Proteins encoded within one genomic window of Cucumis sativus cultivar 9930 chromosome 3, Cucumber_9930_V3, whole genome shotgun sequence:
- the LOC105435143 gene encoding RING-H2 finger protein ATL66, with translation MSSTTNLSLDCCVRSIPTTADKQLVEIRLRRFSKLVSPFSNQNIQQTFPTSISNALFHFPLPELELENPSLFHDFLLQFLSPADSAAIFHNISSFALQLAAGNLNLNFHLIATVDLLYTISINLNLNPPQYSPPVRNGVPASVMERLMNEKYDDGNGGEGMGGQCCVCYEDLNCEREEEKEEATRIPCGHVYHKSCILKWLNVNNSCPLCRSEFR, from the coding sequence ATGTCTTCCACTACCAATCTGTCTCTTGATTGCTGTGTTCGCAGCATCCCCACCACCGCAGATAAGCAACTCGTGGAAATCCGATTAAGGAGATTCAGCAAATTAGTGTCTCCATTTTCTAACCAAAACATCCAACAAACTTTCCCAACTTCGATTTCCAATGCTCTGTTTCACTTTCCTCTGCCAGAGCTTGAACTTGAAAACCCATCCTTATTCCACGACTTCCTCCTTCAATTCCTCTCTCCGGCTGACTCCGCCGCCATATTCCACAACATCTCCTCCTTCGCCCTTCAACTGGCTGCCGGCAACCTCAATCTCAATTTCCACCTCATCGCCACAGTGGATTTACTCTACACGATCTCGATAAACCTGAACCTGAACCCACCACAATATTCACCGCCGGTGAGGAATGGGGTGCCGGCGTCGGTCATGGAGCGGCTTATGAATGAGAAATATGATGATGGGAATGGAGGGGAAGGGATGGGAGGTCAATGCTGCGTTTGTTATGAGGATCTCAACTGTGAAAGGGAAGAGGAAAAGGAGGAGGCAACGAGAATCCCCTGCGGGCACGTCTATCACAAGTCCTGTATTCTCAAATGGCTCAACGTCAACAATTCATGTCCTTTGTGCAGAAGTGAATTTCGTTGA